Proteins from a genomic interval of Treponema succinifaciens DSM 2489:
- a CDS encoding ArsR/SmtB family transcription factor, giving the protein MAISKSELKKIHEMLNKCGPLFIALGDEVRQKLILDIADAGEEGISVMDLTSKSNLSRPAISHHLKILKDSGFVKTIKRGTWVFYKISISENFAEIDKLVNESLRIIEKVRKEQAE; this is encoded by the coding sequence ATGGCAATAAGCAAGTCTGAATTAAAAAAAATACATGAAATGCTCAATAAATGCGGTCCTCTTTTTATAGCTCTTGGCGATGAAGTGCGCCAGAAACTTATTCTTGACATAGCTGATGCCGGCGAAGAAGGAATAAGTGTTATGGATTTAACTTCCAAGTCAAATCTTTCGCGCCCTGCGATTTCTCATCATTTGAAAATTTTAAAGGATTCTGGATTTGTAAAAACAATAAAACGCGGAACTTGGGTTTTCTACAAAATTTCCATTTCAGAAAATTTTGCAGAAATTGACAAGCTTGTAAATGAAAGCCTTAGAATCATAGAAAAAGTAAGAAAAGAGCAGGCTGAATAA
- a CDS encoding efflux RND transporter permease subunit encodes MKKKFLKTFFRYPWAIIVATLLLTGFFGFFLKNLALENSLRSFFPQKDTSYDLLTKTEDEFGSMLSIGITLETKSGTTILTPEYIDVVRKITDRTLELPEVEDIDSVTHIDYVCDENGSISATQLIPDTYTGTDEDIFQLKSRLAEWHDMYNRVIVNDDSTGFQMQISLRPKSDETLSLEENQAKLAELTEQAKTADNKTEINAEIAKTKSNIKEIKAQVRKLGTDIMRQQKVLAKVKQIVNEETDGHHLNVKFVGEPVLSEESKQFMISDLLVLIPLVIVVVLLSLYMSFKTVTGMLLPLCTVLLSTIISVGMMGFFGITFTLISSVIPVSLIAVGSAYGIHVLSHYYIAINSVEGEMTREKYEDCVFSGLNEVIVAVFLAGITTIVGFISLITSPLGPLHSFAVFTAVGVSLSLLLSITFIPAVLLLKDYRKAVKRERNIDKLTAKVKAKMEKAKRRLELAKIQRGGKTEAEASGDTLYSIYKFFCGSVPRLVLTSIIIIVLSFTGLKVLKIDTALINYFPKNCDFRKDVDHIDQQYAGSNCLFFVIQGQEKGDISNPELLKAVDNMEHYLAANHENIGKIVSFTTFIKRINQVWHVPGAQPVSSNESSDSSSSGFSDGWDDWGSDFGTDNSVSSDDWSNWGTDDSETQTSPAKDFVDPNIAYSEQLETSMTTKEILELFHKAYVEAGGQYASVEDIVNQLMKQVNYNGTAYYEIPYDTSKYPVATREELKNVVENYLTLLSGSLDRFIDDDMNPKEMRITCQLRSHSSEESGIIIADAKNYAAEHFPEGYTLEATGSAQMEHRMTSMIVSSQITSLALSLFSVFLIIAISFRSCWAGLLGAIPLAFSILLNYMTMGFCEINLDFITSIIASVAVGVGIDYTIHFMTTYREERAKTDNVVEVLKETFRKSGRGILTNALAVGLGFLVLTLSKFIVLRYIGILVAIVMFTSSFLAMTIIPGILNLTDPKFMRPKEKNENK; translated from the coding sequence ATGAAAAAGAAATTTCTAAAAACTTTTTTTAGGTATCCTTGGGCGATAATTGTAGCCACACTTCTGCTCACAGGATTCTTCGGATTCTTCTTAAAGAATTTAGCCCTTGAAAATTCGCTTCGCTCATTCTTCCCGCAAAAGGATACATCTTATGACTTGCTTACAAAAACCGAAGACGAATTCGGAAGCATGCTTTCTATTGGAATCACATTAGAAACAAAAAGCGGAACAACAATACTTACTCCAGAATACATTGATGTTGTAAGAAAAATCACTGACAGAACTCTTGAATTGCCGGAAGTTGAAGATATAGATTCTGTTACCCACATCGATTATGTCTGCGATGAAAACGGATCAATATCAGCGACACAGCTTATTCCAGACACATACACAGGAACAGACGAAGATATTTTTCAGCTGAAATCACGGCTTGCAGAATGGCATGATATGTACAACCGCGTAATCGTGAATGACGACAGTACTGGATTTCAAATGCAGATTTCACTTCGTCCAAAAAGTGATGAAACTCTTTCATTGGAAGAAAATCAAGCTAAACTTGCAGAGCTTACAGAGCAGGCAAAAACTGCTGACAACAAAACAGAAATCAATGCGGAAATCGCAAAGACAAAATCGAACATAAAAGAAATAAAAGCTCAAGTCAGAAAACTTGGCACTGACATTATGAGGCAGCAAAAAGTTCTTGCAAAAGTAAAACAGATTGTAAACGAAGAAACAGACGGGCATCATCTCAATGTGAAATTTGTAGGAGAGCCTGTTCTTTCCGAAGAATCAAAGCAGTTTATGATTTCAGACTTGTTGGTTTTGATTCCGCTTGTAATTGTTGTTGTTCTTCTTTCTCTTTACATGAGCTTTAAAACAGTAACAGGAATGCTTCTTCCTTTATGCACGGTTTTGCTTTCAACAATAATTTCTGTTGGAATGATGGGATTCTTTGGAATAACTTTCACTTTGATTTCAAGCGTAATTCCAGTTTCGTTAATTGCAGTCGGCTCTGCATACGGAATCCATGTTCTTTCACATTACTACATTGCAATCAACAGCGTCGAAGGTGAAATGACAAGAGAAAAATATGAAGACTGCGTTTTCTCCGGATTGAATGAAGTTATCGTTGCTGTTTTTCTTGCTGGTATTACAACAATTGTCGGCTTCATTTCACTTATAACAAGTCCGCTCGGACCTTTGCACAGTTTCGCAGTATTCACAGCGGTTGGAGTTTCACTTTCGCTTCTTCTTTCTATAACATTTATTCCTGCAGTACTTCTTTTAAAGGACTACAGAAAAGCTGTAAAAAGAGAACGCAACATCGACAAGCTCACTGCGAAAGTAAAAGCAAAAATGGAAAAAGCAAAGCGCCGTCTTGAGCTGGCAAAAATTCAGCGTGGCGGAAAAACAGAAGCAGAAGCTAGCGGCGACACGCTTTATTCAATCTACAAATTCTTCTGTGGCTCTGTTCCACGGCTTGTGCTTACTTCAATTATCATAATTGTTCTTTCATTCACTGGACTCAAAGTTCTAAAAATTGACACAGCCTTAATCAACTACTTTCCAAAGAACTGCGACTTCAGAAAAGACGTTGACCACATCGACCAGCAATACGCCGGTTCAAACTGTCTCTTCTTTGTAATTCAAGGACAAGAAAAAGGTGACATTTCAAATCCTGAACTCTTGAAGGCAGTTGACAACATGGAGCATTATCTTGCTGCAAACCATGAGAACATTGGAAAAATCGTTTCATTCACAACATTTATAAAACGCATAAACCAAGTCTGGCACGTTCCTGGAGCACAGCCAGTTTCTTCAAACGAATCATCAGACTCTTCTTCAAGCGGGTTTTCTGACGGATGGGATGACTGGGGCTCTGACTTTGGAACAGACAATTCTGTCTCTTCTGACGACTGGTCAAACTGGGGCACAGATGATTCAGAAACACAGACTTCTCCTGCGAAGGATTTTGTAGATCCAAACATTGCTTACAGCGAGCAGCTTGAAACTTCAATGACAACAAAAGAAATCCTTGAGCTTTTCCACAAGGCTTATGTTGAAGCAGGCGGACAATATGCTTCCGTAGAAGATATTGTTAACCAGCTTATGAAACAGGTTAACTACAACGGAACTGCATACTATGAAATTCCTTACGACACTTCAAAGTATCCAGTTGCAACCCGTGAAGAACTGAAAAATGTTGTTGAAAACTATCTTACACTTTTAAGCGGCTCGCTTGACAGATTTATTGATGACGACATGAATCCAAAGGAAATGCGCATAACTTGCCAGCTTAGAAGCCATTCATCAGAGGAAAGCGGAATAATAATCGCAGATGCAAAAAATTATGCCGCAGAACATTTTCCTGAAGGCTACACTCTCGAAGCAACTGGTTCAGCGCAAATGGAACACAGAATGACAAGTATGATTGTTTCAAGCCAGATAACAAGCCTTGCGCTTTCATTGTTCTCTGTATTCCTGATTATCGCAATTTCATTCAGATCTTGCTGGGCAGGTCTTTTGGGAGCAATTCCGCTTGCATTCAGTATTCTTCTTAACTACATGACAATGGGATTCTGCGAAATCAATCTTGACTTTATTACAAGCATTATCGCTTCAGTTGCAGTCGGCGTTGGTATTGACTACACAATTCACTTTATGACAACCTATAGAGAAGAAAGAGCAAAAACAGATAATGTTGTTGAAGTTCTAAAGGAAACATTCAGAAAGAGCGGACGCGGAATTCTTACAAACGCGCTTGCAGTAGGACTTGGATTCCTTGTTCTTACACTTTCAAAGTTTATAGTTTTGCGCTACATTGGAATTCTGGTTGCAATCGTAATGTTTACATCAAGTTTCCTTGCAATGACAATTATTCCAGGAATTTTGAATCTAACAGATCCAAAATTTATGCGTCCAAAAGAAAAAAATGAAAACAAATAA
- a CDS encoding outer membrane lipoprotein-sorting protein, with amino-acid sequence MKLTFKTLTLAAALAAGTLVAFADARGDEIMQRTHDVAKPDYSRSQVGMLLTDKNGSTEQRNVLQYGRNKNDITSAVMDFRSPANIKDTRFLQIENKGAPDDKWIYLPALKNTRRVNSSEGSKSFMGTDATYDDLSTREMEEDTHEFIKEETKNGFNCEVVKNTPIDPKSSQYSYRMVWVDKATDYPVYTELFDKNGKLIKTLTVFKIENVDGFNIPMENKMENVQTKHSTSIKVLKVDVKTVLPDKIFTQDFLNTGRF; translated from the coding sequence ATGAAACTTACATTTAAAACACTTACATTGGCAGCGGCACTTGCAGCAGGAACTTTAGTAGCGTTCGCAGATGCTCGCGGAGACGAAATCATGCAGAGAACACATGATGTCGCAAAACCTGACTATAGCCGCTCTCAAGTTGGAATGCTTCTAACAGACAAAAACGGAAGCACAGAACAGCGCAATGTTCTTCAGTACGGACGCAACAAAAACGACATAACAAGCGCAGTCATGGATTTCCGCTCGCCAGCAAACATAAAGGACACAAGATTTCTTCAGATTGAAAACAAAGGCGCGCCAGATGACAAATGGATTTACCTTCCGGCATTAAAAAACACAAGACGCGTAAATTCAAGCGAAGGCTCAAAGTCTTTCATGGGAACTGACGCAACTTATGACGATCTTTCTACACGCGAAATGGAAGAAGACACTCACGAGTTCATAAAGGAAGAAACAAAGAACGGTTTCAATTGCGAAGTTGTAAAAAACACACCGATTGATCCAAAGTCAAGCCAGTACAGCTACAGAATGGTTTGGGTAGACAAAGCCACAGACTATCCTGTTTACACAGAGCTTTTTGACAAAAACGGAAAACTCATAAAAACTCTTACTGTTTTCAAAATTGAAAATGTTGACGGCTTTAACATTCCAATGGAAAACAAAATGGAAAATGTTCAGACAAAACATTCAACTTCCATAAAGGTTCTTAAAGTTGATGTAAAGACAGTTCTTCCAGACAAAATCTTTACACAGGACTTCTTGAACACAGGAAGATTCTAA
- a CDS encoding DUF1302 family protein: protein MKNKIFALAMIFCSFAFAQDFDDWGSFSDDTDGFGGGSSPSITFSGEGELQGRMYLDKPEYESQKDSDYDSVSDFPVTATPSAKLGINFSGTNVDADIQLKFDENAIKDYPQDVINELTVRCYFGKLKLEAGKMKVIWGKGDKLHVLDNFNADDYTDFIVPEYIDRRLSTPMFRAIYSFEKNDLRLEGIWTPYMEKDRFATDGIWTPDAYTELKNSVTEIASKWAAGGTAGLMAAAQFDQNDLYPDTQKLKYTQAGLRLTGTFGSFDWGASYYYGHYKQPSADLSATILSGKTTMPSLEYDWKQTFGLEAATVLGRFNLRGELAYNLTDDVAGDNPWVHNNSIAWLAGFDVDIPVNNININIQEIGTYIFKGDKIDDAEGFYNYGVMKSALKSCDVDYDKTGYTNNKLVVNITDSWMNDKIAPEVTALWGIEHGDLVVQPKIAYKPNGNLTLTLSGMYIHCKDEDSEFYEWKDNSFINVGVNCKF from the coding sequence ATGAAAAACAAAATTTTTGCGCTTGCAATGATTTTCTGTTCATTTGCATTTGCACAGGATTTTGATGACTGGGGAAGTTTCTCTGACGACACAGACGGTTTTGGCGGAGGCTCAAGTCCTTCAATTACGTTCAGCGGCGAAGGAGAACTTCAGGGCAGAATGTATCTTGACAAGCCGGAATACGAAAGCCAGAAAGATTCAGACTACGACTCAGTTTCAGATTTTCCGGTTACCGCAACTCCATCTGCAAAACTTGGAATCAATTTTTCAGGTACAAATGTTGATGCGGACATTCAGTTGAAATTTGATGAAAACGCAATTAAAGATTATCCACAGGATGTAATAAATGAACTTACAGTCCGCTGCTATTTCGGAAAACTAAAACTTGAAGCAGGAAAAATGAAAGTTATATGGGGAAAAGGCGACAAGCTTCATGTTCTGGATAATTTTAATGCGGATGACTACACGGACTTTATTGTTCCAGAATACATCGACCGCAGGCTCAGCACACCTATGTTCCGCGCAATATATTCCTTTGAAAAAAACGATTTGCGCTTAGAAGGAATCTGGACCCCATACATGGAAAAAGACAGATTCGCAACAGACGGAATTTGGACGCCAGATGCATACACAGAATTGAAAAATTCTGTAACTGAAATAGCTTCAAAGTGGGCAGCGGGCGGAACAGCAGGACTTATGGCAGCTGCGCAATTCGACCAGAACGACTTGTACCCGGACACGCAAAAATTAAAATACACACAAGCAGGTCTTAGACTCACTGGCACATTCGGCTCGTTTGACTGGGGCGCAAGTTACTATTACGGACATTACAAGCAGCCTTCAGCAGATTTAAGCGCGACAATTTTAAGCGGAAAAACAACAATGCCTTCACTTGAATATGACTGGAAGCAGACATTCGGACTTGAAGCGGCGACTGTGCTTGGAAGATTCAACTTGCGCGGCGAACTTGCCTACAATTTGACTGACGATGTTGCAGGCGATAATCCTTGGGTTCATAACAACAGCATTGCATGGCTTGCGGGTTTTGATGTGGACATTCCGGTTAACAACATTAACATCAACATTCAGGAAATTGGAACTTACATTTTCAAAGGCGACAAAATTGATGATGCGGAAGGATTTTATAACTACGGTGTAATGAAATCAGCATTGAAATCCTGCGATGTTGACTATGACAAAACCGGATACACAAACAACAAGCTTGTCGTAAACATTACAGATTCCTGGATGAATGATAAAATCGCGCCGGAAGTTACTGCGCTTTGGGGAATCGAACACGGAGACCTTGTTGTTCAGCCTAAAATCGCATACAAGCCAAACGGAAATTTAACACTGACTTTAAGCGGAATGTACATCCATTGCAAAGATGAAGACAGCGAATTCTACGAATGGAAAGACAACAGCTTTATAAATGTTGGTGTAAACTGCAAATTCTAA
- the mtaB gene encoding tRNA (N(6)-L-threonylcarbamoyladenosine(37)-C(2))-methylthiotransferase MtaB: MKNIIHFETLGCRLNQDETEGAARSFSDAGFICEFNSISSAKNPSQDVILSVINTCTVTGKAEQKARRIIRLLLEKFFNAPLIVTGCYAELADSEITSISKNRIVIVPGTKKFVLKEIAVAMNGGDLDFKSGKFNFENLKSFVSKKIFSFERIDSAKKIPMAINPFALYTPVFEKHSRATLKIQDGCNNSCSFCRIHFARGTSVSLEPEKILERAKEIENLGSSEIVLTGVNLSQYAGMSKDGAIFDFKDLLSFLLSNTKKVKFRISSFYPQHITKELCAVLSDKRVQPFFHLSIQSGSDSILNSMRRPYKREQVENAVQLLRECKMNPFISCDIIAGFPGETEDDFEQTKSLCKKMNFAWIHAFPFSARPGTLAFSMTPKIPERTKNERVKWLAEIAVSGKISYINSFKEKTVEATVEKKVLQKSNGKNIFHAVTENFLHAEFESEKKLKAGSVAMLKIISALEDSIKCGREEECSAELLK; encoded by the coding sequence ATGAAAAATATTATTCATTTTGAAACTCTAGGCTGCAGGCTTAATCAGGACGAAACGGAAGGAGCCGCGCGTTCTTTTTCTGATGCTGGTTTTATCTGTGAATTCAATTCTATTTCGTCTGCAAAAAATCCTTCTCAAGATGTAATTTTAAGCGTGATAAACACCTGCACTGTTACAGGCAAAGCTGAACAGAAAGCCCGGCGCATAATCAGGCTTCTTCTTGAAAAATTTTTTAACGCGCCTTTGATTGTTACCGGCTGCTATGCGGAACTTGCTGATTCCGAAATAACTTCGATTTCCAAAAACAGAATTGTAATTGTTCCCGGCACAAAAAAATTTGTTTTAAAGGAAATTGCCGTTGCGATGAATGGTGGCGATCTTGATTTTAAAAGCGGAAAATTTAATTTTGAAAATCTAAAATCCTTTGTTAGCAAAAAAATATTTTCATTTGAAAGAATTGATTCTGCAAAAAAAATTCCAATGGCGATTAATCCGTTTGCTTTATATACGCCTGTTTTTGAAAAGCATAGTCGGGCGACTTTGAAAATTCAAGACGGATGCAATAATTCGTGTTCGTTCTGCAGAATTCATTTTGCCCGAGGAACTTCTGTTTCTCTTGAGCCTGAAAAAATTCTTGAGCGTGCGAAGGAAATTGAAAATTTAGGTTCTTCTGAAATTGTGCTTACAGGTGTAAACTTGAGCCAGTATGCTGGAATGTCAAAAGACGGTGCAATTTTTGATTTTAAAGATTTGCTTTCATTTTTGCTTTCTAATACAAAAAAAGTAAAATTTAGAATTTCTTCTTTTTATCCGCAGCATATAACAAAAGAACTTTGTGCAGTTTTGTCTGATAAAAGAGTTCAGCCGTTTTTTCATTTGAGCATTCAGTCTGGAAGCGATTCTATTTTGAATTCCATGCGCCGACCTTACAAACGGGAACAAGTTGAAAATGCGGTTCAGCTTCTTAGAGAATGCAAAATGAATCCGTTTATTTCTTGTGATATAATCGCAGGATTTCCCGGAGAAACGGAAGATGATTTTGAGCAGACTAAGTCATTGTGCAAAAAAATGAATTTCGCTTGGATTCACGCTTTTCCTTTTTCTGCAAGACCTGGAACATTGGCATTTTCTATGACACCAAAAATTCCTGAGCGGACAAAAAATGAGCGCGTAAAGTGGCTTGCTGAAATTGCTGTTTCTGGAAAAATTTCTTATATAAATTCTTTTAAAGAAAAAACTGTTGAAGCGACTGTTGAAAAAAAAGTTTTGCAGAAATCAAATGGAAAAAATATTTTTCATGCCGTTACCGAAAATTTTCTTCATGCTGAATTTGAGTCTGAAAAAAAATTAAAAGCCGGAAGCGTTGCAATGCTGAAAATAATTTCCGCGCTTGAAGACAGCATAAAATGCGGAAGAGAAGAAGAGTGTTCCGCGGAACTTTTAAAATAA
- a CDS encoding tetratricopeptide repeat protein, with the protein MNKKNCFAFIIFFVFVSAVFSQASRPDALKLYREGKYKDAVAVCEAEISNNPNNMDSYAVLCWSLVGNKQYKEAELRAIEARKINSYDIRLIEVLGEAKFYLGKNNEALDMFQRYVANSSETAARLGTAYYYMGEIYVRQTKYEHADISFSAAVKYEPIYSAHWWTRLGYAREMCGDFKNAVTAYDRALGLNSQNYDAVRGKKRCQERL; encoded by the coding sequence ATGAATAAGAAAAATTGTTTTGCATTTATTATATTCTTTGTTTTTGTTTCTGCAGTTTTTTCCCAAGCCTCTCGTCCTGATGCTCTTAAGCTTTACCGTGAAGGAAAATACAAAGATGCGGTGGCTGTTTGTGAAGCTGAAATTTCTAACAATCCGAACAACATGGATTCCTATGCGGTGTTGTGCTGGTCGCTGGTTGGAAATAAACAATATAAGGAAGCCGAGCTTAGAGCTATAGAAGCGCGAAAAATAAATTCCTATGACATTCGTTTAATTGAAGTTCTTGGCGAGGCTAAATTTTATCTTGGAAAAAACAATGAAGCTCTCGATATGTTTCAACGTTATGTTGCAAATTCTTCGGAAACTGCGGCGCGGCTTGGAACTGCATATTATTACATGGGCGAAATTTATGTCCGCCAGACAAAATATGAGCATGCGGACATTTCTTTTAGCGCGGCTGTAAAATATGAGCCGATCTATAGTGCGCATTGGTGGACAAGGCTTGGCTACGCGCGTGAAATGTGCGGCGACTTTAAAAATGCCGTTACAGCTTATGACAGAGCGCTTGGCTTGAATTCCCAGAATTACGATGCTGTCCGCGGAAAAAAAAGATGCCAGGAGCGTCTTTAG
- a CDS encoding bactofilin family protein, whose amino-acid sequence MYEIKDSKPFDTDEEDFDTVMASDISFTGNIRFSKPFMIKGKMNGTIEASSDLLIDTNAEVNADISTERVLVRGKVVGNIKGKKLVYVASTGSVIGDISSAQVVLEPGSVFSGKCSMSGM is encoded by the coding sequence ATGTACGAAATAAAAGATTCAAAGCCGTTTGATACTGACGAAGAAGATTTTGACACTGTAATGGCTAGTGACATTTCATTTACAGGAAACATACGTTTTTCAAAGCCGTTTATGATAAAAGGAAAAATGAATGGAACAATCGAGGCTTCAAGTGATTTGCTTATCGATACAAATGCGGAAGTCAATGCTGATATTTCAACAGAACGTGTGCTTGTCCGCGGAAAAGTTGTAGGAAATATAAAGGGAAAAAAACTTGTTTATGTTGCTTCGACTGGTTCTGTAATTGGAGATATTTCTTCTGCGCAAGTTGTGCTTGAGCCGGGTTCTGTTTTTTCTGGAAAATGCTCAATGTCTGGAATGTAG
- a CDS encoding DEAD/DEAH box helicase: MEDLENKVDGITMPAEDSQVSVENSNESSNEPETISFADLGLDEITLAAIEKKGFKVPSPIQVLAIPRLLNGDANVIAKARTGTGKTAAFGLPLVQDLREESDHVRAIILEPTRELAMQTATEMASFTTGKYPRTAVVYGGASMGEQMRALRRGVEIVVGTPGRVQDLIDRGVLDISKIDYFILDEGDEMLDMGFIEDIENIFECANQDCRVLLFSATVPKEILKIAQRFMGEYEIVEEEGFEEEPLLIEQKYWVMRESEKVDALVRLIDISPDFFGLVFVQRKSDADYVSKSLDERGYEAAALHGDIPQGQREKILARFRSKKTRILVATDVAARGIDIEGVTHVVNYELPFDGPTYVHRIGRTGRAGAAGMAVTFVKPEETRRRLNYLINTVKKSSKGEIVEDKVPSIEEVLEAKKSRLFSDIKNKLGLNQEKSESQAESDSVSADENAEANACAEPKVPHLRKGDPIFDKLAEELCNGQNPEEVVASLLAVSYGGMLNKNRYGKINTYSVESKGRDRDRGGRRERDRGSRRGGDAFVGDDQLRLYVQMGWDNGYNPRKIADFFHDLLGVPGRKVDAIDMADKFCLLSLPADDGRRAIELSERDRSLPHMHLDTKVTGGGLGERDSFGRDRGSRRGGRDRGRERDRGFGRDRDFGGRRERDRDRGFRGGSHARAGVHTATQRSGSSSFFKRSDAQEY, translated from the coding sequence ATGGAAGATTTAGAAAACAAAGTTGACGGGATTACTATGCCCGCAGAGGATTCACAGGTTTCTGTGGAAAATTCAAATGAATCATCGAATGAGCCTGAGACAATTTCATTTGCAGACTTGGGACTTGATGAAATCACTCTTGCCGCTATTGAGAAAAAAGGTTTTAAAGTTCCTTCACCAATTCAGGTTCTTGCAATTCCGCGTCTTTTGAATGGAGATGCGAATGTTATCGCAAAGGCCCGCACTGGAACTGGAAAAACCGCCGCTTTTGGACTTCCTCTTGTTCAGGATTTGCGTGAAGAAAGCGACCATGTCCGCGCAATAATTCTTGAGCCTACACGCGAGCTTGCCATGCAGACTGCGACTGAAATGGCTTCGTTTACAACTGGAAAATATCCGCGCACTGCTGTTGTTTACGGCGGAGCTTCGATGGGCGAGCAGATGAGAGCTTTGCGCCGCGGAGTTGAAATTGTTGTTGGAACTCCGGGACGTGTTCAGGACTTGATTGACCGCGGTGTTCTTGATATCAGCAAAATCGATTACTTTATTCTTGATGAAGGCGATGAAATGCTTGACATGGGATTCATCGAGGATATTGAGAATATTTTTGAATGCGCAAATCAGGATTGCCGTGTTCTTTTGTTCAGTGCGACAGTTCCGAAAGAAATTTTGAAAATTGCCCAGCGTTTTATGGGCGAATACGAAATTGTTGAAGAAGAAGGCTTTGAAGAAGAGCCGCTTTTGATTGAGCAGAAATATTGGGTTATGCGCGAAAGTGAAAAAGTCGATGCTTTGGTTCGTCTTATTGATATTTCGCCTGATTTCTTCGGACTTGTTTTTGTTCAGAGAAAATCTGATGCTGACTATGTTTCAAAGTCACTTGACGAGCGCGGATATGAAGCCGCCGCATTGCACGGAGATATTCCTCAGGGACAGCGTGAAAAAATCCTTGCGAGATTCCGTTCAAAGAAAACAAGAATTCTTGTTGCGACTGATGTTGCTGCTCGCGGAATTGATATTGAAGGCGTAACTCACGTTGTAAACTACGAGCTTCCTTTTGACGGTCCGACTTATGTTCACCGTATTGGACGTACAGGACGTGCCGGAGCTGCTGGAATGGCGGTTACTTTTGTAAAGCCGGAAGAAACCCGCAGACGTCTTAATTATCTTATTAATACTGTAAAGAAAAGTTCCAAGGGCGAAATTGTTGAAGACAAAGTTCCTTCAATAGAAGAAGTTCTTGAAGCAAAAAAGAGCCGCCTGTTTTCTGATATAAAAAACAAGCTTGGACTCAATCAGGAAAAATCTGAATCTCAGGCTGAAAGTGATTCTGTTTCCGCGGATGAAAATGCAGAAGCTAATGCTTGTGCAGAGCCAAAAGTTCCTCACTTAAGAAAAGGCGATCCTATTTTTGACAAGCTTGCGGAAGAACTTTGCAACGGCCAGAATCCAGAGGAAGTTGTAGCTTCATTGCTTGCAGTTTCTTACGGCGGAATGCTGAACAAAAACCGCTATGGAAAAATCAACACTTATTCTGTTGAATCAAAAGGACGCGACAGAGACCGTGGCGGACGCCGTGAACGCGACCGTGGCTCAAGAAGAGGCGGAGATGCTTTTGTTGGCGATGATCAGCTTAGGCTTTATGTTCAGATGGGATGGGACAACGGCTACAATCCAAGAAAAATTGCGGATTTCTTCCATGACTTGCTTGGCGTTCCGGGGCGTAAAGTTGATGCTATTGATATGGCGGACAAATTTTGTCTTCTTTCTTTGCCGGCTGACGATGGAAGAAGAGCTATTGAGCTTTCCGAGCGCGATCGTTCTTTGCCGCATATGCACCTTGACACAAAAGTTACTGGCGGCGGACTTGGTGAGCGCGATTCATTTGGACGAGACCGTGGCTCAAGAAGAGGCGGACGCGATAGAGGACGTGAACGCGACCGGGGATTTGGACGCGACAGAGATTTTGGTGGACGTCGCGAACGTGATAGAGACAGGGGATTCCGCGGAGGTTCTCATGCAAGAGCTGGAGTTCACACTGCTACACAGAGAAGCGGTTCATCTTCATTCTTCAAGAGATCTGATGCTCAGGAATATTAA
- a CDS encoding ISAs1 family transposase, whose protein sequence is MQWAARKKICEKIKEKKADYVLSLKGNQSTTHEAVKDFFSMDEKELAKYGVIKSEKECNPDHGRIENRQYYLCTNLSWLENKDEWPGLKAVAMAREERTVNGKTSTDIRFFLTSLDNIELVKKSIRLHWGIENRLHWCLDMTFNEDYKRTPKGS, encoded by the coding sequence ATGCAATGGGCTGCCAGAAAAAAAATCTGCGAGAAAATTAAGGAAAAAAAAGCAGACTATGTTCTTTCTTTGAAAGGAAATCAAAGCACGACACACGAAGCCGTAAAAGACTTTTTCTCTATGGATGAAAAGGAGCTTGCAAAATACGGAGTTATAAAAAGCGAAAAGGAATGTAATCCTGACCATGGACGAATTGAAAACAGGCAGTATTACCTGTGCACGAACCTGTCGTGGCTGGAGAATAAAGATGAGTGGCCGGGACTTAAGGCTGTTGCCATGGCACGGGAAGAACGGACTGTAAATGGAAAAACTTCCACAGACATCAGGTTTTTTCTAACTTCACTTGATAACATTGAACTTGTGAAAAAATCAATTCGCCTACACTGGGGAATTGAAAACCGCCTTCACTGGTGTCTTGATATGACTTTCAATGAGGACTACAAAAGGACACCGAAAGGATCATAG